Proteins from a single region of Hydra vulgaris chromosome 12, alternate assembly HydraT2T_AEP:
- the LOC101238697 gene encoding heme transporter FLVCR2, with amino-acid sequence MELSYQSGEMSIHGDIKVLVTSSSDSNLVIKTFTWRWLILALYSITAFSNTFVWLSLFTIPDIICAFYQIDKKVFFWSNNAFTLMQLFVAVPASLLPSKIGLRRTMILASSVNAIGAIILIGGAYRNGFPYFVTGQTIIAIGASILPQLAPEVSAVWFSEREQAISTSLGVILGNAGAAVCFLQPALLLKNVNPVTEMLFIDRKIKQLIYSQSAVCCCLFLLIMMFFKDRPKNPPSRSEAKRITADKLTIKVLKEQYKVLFKDKNYHLCGNSYALNSVIIIVTPGFLNEILSWKFPNQYIAIGWLGFGGILIGILGSIVFGIILDKTQAYKTISIFLATASLLFWIGFTESLAQYSSMVLTFTLFIISAFFFISFGPILVALIAEMTYPISESSSYLFPITLGRFYSIPFVFYCGWLVAVKKVHAVCLSIAVLLAICLILIIFIKVEQKRKKADKILSIASTSET; translated from the coding sequence atggAATTAAGTTATCAATCAGGAGAAATGAGCATTCATGGTGATATTAAGGTTTTAGTTACATCTTCGAGCGATAGTAATctagttataaaaacatttacctGGCGTTGGTTGATATTAGCATTATATAGTATAACAGCGTTTTCAAATACATTTGTATGGTTGAGTTTGTTTACTATTCCTGATATAATATGTGCTTTTTACcaaattgataaaaaagtatttttttggtCAAATAATGCTTTTACTCTAATGCAACTTTTTGTCGCAGTTCCAGCATCACTTTTGCCTTCTAAAATCGGTTTGCGTCGTACAATGATTTTGGCATCGTCTGTTAATGCAATTGGAGCAATTATTTTAATAGGAGGAGCTTATAGAAATGGTTTTCCATATTTTGTCACTGGTCAAACTATAATAGCCATAGGTGCAAGCATATTACCACAATTAGCACCTGAAGTTTCTGCTGTTTGGTTTAGTGAGCGTGAGCAAGCTATAAGTACCAGTCTTGGTGTTATTCTTGGAAATGCTGGAGCTgcagtttgttttttacaacCTGCTTTGCTACTAAAAAATGTGAATCCAGTTACTGAAATGTTATTTATTGATAGGAAAATCAAACAGTTGATTTATTCACAATCTGCTGTATGCTGCTgtctttttttactaataatgatgttttttaaagatagaCCAAAAAACCCTCCATCAAGATCTGAAGCTAAGAGAATAACTGCTGATAAACTAaccataaaagttttaaaagaacaatACAAAGTTCTTTTCAAAGATAAAAACTATCATCTATGTGGAAATTCATATGCACTAAACAGTGTTATAATTATAGTTACACCTGGTtttcttaatgaaattttatcttGGAAATTCCCAAATCAATATATTGCAATAGGGTGGTTAGGATTCGGAGGAATTCTTATTGGTATATTAGGAAGTATTGTGTTTGGTATAATACTTGATAAAACTCAAGCCTATAAaacaatatcaatatttttagcaaCTGCAAGTTTATTGTTTTGGATAGGTTTTACAGAATCGTTAGCCCAATATAGCAGCATGGTATTaacttttacattatttataattagtgcttttttttttatttcctttggACCAATATTAGTTGCGCTGATAGCAGAAATGACATACCCAATTTCGGAAAGCTCATCATATTTATTTCCAATTACATTAGGACGATTTTATAGTATTCcttttgtgttttattgtgGATGGCTTGTTGCAGTAAAAAAGGTGCATGCTGTTTGTTTAAGCATTGCTGTTCTTCTTGCTatctgtttaattttaattatatttataaaagttgaacaaaaaagaaagaaagcaGATAAAATTCTCTCAATAGCAAGTACTTCAGAAACCTAA